A segment of the Anguilla anguilla isolate fAngAng1 chromosome 6, fAngAng1.pri, whole genome shotgun sequence genome:
cctgcagccTGGCATCGTGTCGCCGTTCAAGCGCGTCTTCCTGAAAGGGGAGAAGGGGCGGGACAAGAAGGCCCCGGAGAAGCTGACGGAACGGCGGGCGCTGCACACGGTCCCGCTGTCCCTGCCGGACCACCGCGTCGACCCGGACATCCTGCTCAACGACTACATCGAGAAGGAGGTCAAGGTACCGGCGCCCTCTGCGGCCGAGCGCTCGCTCTTATTAGTGTGTTTTTAGTACACCTGAGTGTTGCGTTATGGTGTGAGATTGTTCTGTTGCAATGTGAGCATTGTGCTGGTGCACTTTGAGCATTGTTGTAGTGTGAGCGTTGTGTTGCATTAGTGTGCTGAGAGtattgtgtgttagtgtgctgagagtattgtgtgttacagtgtgctgagagtattgtgtgttacagtgtgctgagagtattgtgtgttagtgtgctgagagtattgtgtgttagtgtgctgagAGTATTGTGTTGCATTAGTGTGCTGAGAGtattgtgtgttagtgtgctgagagtattgtgtgttacagtgtgctgagagtattgtgtgttacagtgtgctgagagtattgtgtgttacagtatgctGAGAGTattgtgtgttacagtatgctGAGAGtattgtgtgttagtgtgctgagagtattgtgttacagtgtgctgagagtattgtgtgttacagtgtgctgagagtattgtgtgttacagtatgctGAGAGTAttgtgttacagtgtgctgagagtattgtgtgttagtgtgctgagAGTATTGTTTGTGTTGTGGTTGCAGTATTTAGGGCAGCTGACCTCAGTCCCAGGGTACCTGAACCCGTCCAGTCGCACAGAGGTCCTGCAGCTCATCGACAACGCCAGGGTGAGGCCTactcctgttcctctcctacTCCTCTTCAGTTACTCAGACCTTCTCCTCCGCTCCTCCACCTCTTCTGTTATTGTGCCCTGctctccccttctttctccTTCAGTTACTCACCCTCTCTGTGCCTCCTCAGTATCTCTGAGCTGCTCAGAGTGATGTActctggtgctggtgctgctcCAGTGCGCAGTGCCGGTCTGTGTGAGCGGTAAACTGCAGTAGATCTCAGCGTCTGTGTCGCCTGAATCCCTGCAATCGCACACTGGCCCCCCAGGACCACCCCTGCTTAACACCCTCAAACCTGAGCTGTGCTCTGAGAGCGGTCATGtgacaggtcatgtgacaggaaatgCCCTGCCCCCGGCAGAAATGCCACCAGATCCCGGGTCAGCTGACGGCGGAGCTGGACGCTGTGGTCAGCCTGTCGGCGTACAACGTGAAGCTGGTGTGGAGGGACGGCGAGGACATCATCCTGCGCGTGCCCATCCACGACATCGCCGCCGTGTCCTACATCCGCGACGACTCGCTGCACCTGGTGGTGTTCAAAACGGGTacgccccgcccccagccctgctctgccccgcccacaaccctgctctgccccgcccccaaccctgctctctgccccacccccaacccagctctgccccgcccccaacccagCTCTGCCCGCCCCCAACCCTGCTCTCTGCCCCGTCCACCCTGCCACCAGCCTCACTgctgccctgcccccctctccatATAATTGTAGTGCTGATAGATTTGTGATTTGCATTGGAAGACTGGCACggttaacctttgacctttgacctgtgtgCAGCCCAGGAGCCGGGGGCGTCACCGAGCCCCAGTGCCGGTGCAGAGGGGTCTAAGTCCCCAGCGCTGAGCTGCCTGACTGAGACTGGAGCCGTGCTGCTGGAGCTCTGCAGCCTGCTGGTGCTCGCTGTGGAGAACaaggtgcagtgtgtacacacacatcgGCTGTATACTCACACTATACACTCAcgtacagtatacacacacacacactatacacacgtacactatacactcactacacacactacgTGCACACATTAgctatacatatacacatacatacactatacactcactacacacactctacacacacacatatagtatacacacatacactatacactcactacacacactgtacatgcacacatcagctatacatatacacatacatacactatacactcactacacacactacacagacacatacagtatacacacatacactatacactcactacacacactcacatacacagacacacaccaacactctcacacacacacacacacgcatacaaacacacacacactcacactcacacagctttCTTACATGTGGTAATGTTCAGATATATTTCTGTGCCCTTTGgctctgtttataaatgtatttcctgccgattacacacacacacacacacacacactctgactgCGGTGCCGCTCTCTCTCCAGGCTGCTGCTGAGGAGCTGTGTATGCTCCTGAGTCAGGTCTTCCAGATCGTTTACACGGAGTCCACCATCGACTTCTTAGACAGGGCCATATTCGATGGAGCGTCTACTCCCACCAGACACCTCTCACTCTACAGTGGTGAGTGCAGCACAGACACCTCTCTCTGTGCAGCACAGACACCTCACTGTGCAGTACAGACATATTTATCTGCTGTACAGACACCTCTTTctctgcagtacagacacctctctctctgcagtagtGACTGCTGTACATACACATCTCTGAGCAGTGGTCAGTTGTCTAGGAAGGGCTCTTGTATTTGGAGGTCAGTCGTTGAGGTAGTTGAGCAATCTGTAGCTTGTGGATTGCTCTGATAGATGTGATGTTTATGAAGGTTTTCTGTTATGATTCAGATGATTCCTCCAGCAAAGTGGATGTTAAGGAGCCGTTTGAAACGGAAGCGAGTACTCTGTAAGTACAGCCAGAGTTTGACTGCCCTGTGGGGGGCTCTGCTTAAATATACGCACATGTGATTACACCAAGTCTTCATTCACGATAGCCTGCTGACATCCTAAGCTAAACCATGTTTAATTaacatccctctccctccccttctctctctctcccctctttcgctctgtctctctgtcccccctctttctcctgctccagctccttccCCGGGTGTCTGGATGGGGGGGGtaactcccccccctcctcgtcctcctccaccCCGGCGTCTCCTCAGACTAAGACCGTGAGCGAGGGGGAGCTCAGCACCACCGCCGCTGAGCTGCTGCAGGACTACATGACCACGGTGCGCCCCCTACTGGCCGGACcctgcatatacacacgcactgcacacatgcacattcatacacatacacacacacaaatactgtatgcacacacacacacacataccgtatatacacacacacaatacaca
Coding sequences within it:
- the ccm2 gene encoding cerebral cavernous malformations protein 2 homolog isoform X1; its protein translation is MEDDVKKAKKPGIVSPFKRVFLKGEKGRDKKAPEKLTERRALHTVPLSLPDHRVDPDILLNDYIEKEVKYLGQLTSVPGYLNPSSRTEVLQLIDNARKCHQIPGQLTAELDAVVSLSAYNVKLVWRDGEDIILRVPIHDIAAVSYIRDDSLHLVVFKTAQEPGASPSPSAGAEGSKSPALSCLTETGAVLLELCSLLVLAVENKAAAEELCMLLSQVFQIVYTESTIDFLDRAIFDGASTPTRHLSLYSDDSSSKVDVKEPFETEASTLSFPGCLDGGGNSPPSSSSSTPASPQTKTVSEGELSTTAAELLQDYMTTLRTKLSSQEIQQFAMLLHEYRDGSSIHEFCINLRQLYGDSRKFLLLGLRPFIPEKDSQHFENFLETIGVKDGRGIITDSFGRYRRAMGSASGSTANGSQAGEDGEERLAPSGGDEWDRMISDISNDIEALGCSMDQDSS
- the ccm2 gene encoding cerebral cavernous malformations protein 2 homolog isoform X2, giving the protein MEAEPGIVSPFKRVFLKGEKGRDKKAPEKLTERRALHTVPLSLPDHRVDPDILLNDYIEKEVKYLGQLTSVPGYLNPSSRTEVLQLIDNARKCHQIPGQLTAELDAVVSLSAYNVKLVWRDGEDIILRVPIHDIAAVSYIRDDSLHLVVFKTAQEPGASPSPSAGAEGSKSPALSCLTETGAVLLELCSLLVLAVENKAAAEELCMLLSQVFQIVYTESTIDFLDRAIFDGASTPTRHLSLYSDDSSSKVDVKEPFETEASTLSFPGCLDGGGNSPPSSSSSTPASPQTKTVSEGELSTTAAELLQDYMTTLRTKLSSQEIQQFAMLLHEYRDGSSIHEFCINLRQLYGDSRKFLLLGLRPFIPEKDSQHFENFLETIGVKDGRGIITDSFGRYRRAMGSASGSTANGSQAGEDGEERLAPSGGDEWDRMISDISNDIEALGCSMDQDSS